The genomic DNA CTAAGCTCAGAAATAATCTCATCTAACTCTTGAATAGTTAAATGATTCTCTATTTTAATTTTGCTTTTCCCAACCATAAAAAAATATCTGTAACTAATCAGTTAAATAAGTTTCGTAATTAACTATAATCTCCTATATCCATAAAAATGACCCCCCCAATGTTATCTTAATATCCAATATCTCTAATAACTGATTAATCAACAAAACATATAAAGTATTATGTTAGTGAATACTATCAATGCCTACGGAGATATAACTATAATCATAAAAAAAATATGAAGCTTCATTAAATTCATGAAAACTACTGGGTGCTGTAACCGACTCTTTCCATTTCAGCATCCCAGATTTCCTTATTATCTTCAATGAACTTTTCTAAAAGTTCCCGGCATTCATCAATTCCCAGAACCACCACTTCAACCCCATTTTCTTCAAGAAGTTTTTCAGGTCCGATGAGAGTTTTATTTTCCCCAATTACTACCCTGGAAATATTATAAAGCAAAATAGCTCCAGAGCACATGGTGCATGGAGATAATGTCGTGTATAGTGTTGATTTATTGTAATCTGCCCCTTTAAGGCGTCCTGCATTCTGTATACAGTCCATTTCCCCGTGCAGGATGGGCGAATCCTTTTGAAGCATTTGATTGTGACCTCGCCCCACCACGATCCCGTCTTGAACAAGCACAGCCCCTATTGGAATTCCACCTTCTCTGAGGCTTTTTTTAGCCTCTTTAATCGCTTCTAACATGTATTTATGATCTTCAAGTAACATGGTAATCATTTGGACATGGTTCATTCTGTGGATAGGAAAAATAGGAAAAAAATGAGAAAAAAAGAAAAAAATGGGTTTTTTATGTTGCTTTAAAGCTTCCCAGTATTTTTTCCATGGTCTGGGTGTCAGTAGTTTTGGATACATAAGCAGCATAGAAGAGGCTGTTGTTTTTAACCCAGAATGCTATTGTTGTGTAAAATCCGTCTGCGTCCTTGTTGGTTGATGTGATCATGGTTGCAGTTGTTCCATCAACATTTACTGATTTTGAAGCTCCGAATCCCTGTGACTGGTACTGCTGCACCAGTTGATTGAGTACTGTCTGGATGCTTGCAGCGTCGAGGCCAGAAACAGATATGCTTCCCACGGCAAATGCTTCATCATCGGTTCCCACTGCAGCAATGTTGCTTGAACCAGATGGAGTTGATAAGCTTTTGGTTGCATTTTCACTCCAAGTTCCGGGATATTGGAATGTTATCCCATTACCAGTGTAAGTTTTGTTCGTTGCCCATTGATCACTGGTACAACCCGAGGCCATAACCACCAGCGAAACCACCATTAAAATGTAGATCAACCTTTTCATTTCCTCACCTCATATAGATTATCATAATTAATTGTGTAATTAATTGGATTTAAAGTGAACCCTTCAAATCAAAAAAACAAATCATGAAATGAAATGAATTTAATAAGAATGTTTAAGGATGTGAAGACAAATTTAAAAAAAAGAATAAACCTAAAATAAAGTTAATAAACTGGGTTTTAAGTGGATTTATTGAACCGAGTATGCAGTTAAAGGTTTGGGTGTGGTTGTTTTTGGATCCCTAAATCAGACTTTAGAGTCTATTATTTTTAACCTATGCTACCCTGAAAGATATTCACCGGGATTATTGAGGGTTAGTGTTTTTGAAATCCACTTGTTGTGAAAAATCTCACAATAAATAGGAAAAATGATAGTTCATAATTTAAAAAAATTTCCTGAAAGAAAATGCGGACTGAATAAATCTATAAATATAATATTAGATTGTTCTTAGACAGTCGTAAATCAAATTACACTCTAAACGGGTGGCGAAACTTATAGCTTTCTCATCAACCATGAATTCTGGGTGGTGATTGGGTTTGGCCTCGGAAAGTGGCCTGTCGCTGGGTGCAGCCCCGTAATACATGTAAAGACCGGGAACTTCCCTGGAAAAGTATGAGAAGTCTTCTGATTTTGTTGAAGCCAAATAATATAAAACATTTTTAGCCTGAGCAACCCTTTCCACTGTGGGAAGCATTTTCTCATATAAATTTATCTGATTTAAATTCATGGGATAGTGCTGTCCGAATATCACTTCTGCCTGGCAACCGTGCATTTCTGCTTTAAGCTCTGCCAATTCTTTAATACGGGTTATTAAAATTTCTCTATTACCCTCATCAAGTGACCTGACTGTTAAACCCATCTCAGCTCCCTCAGGGATTATATTGACTTTTATTCCGCCCCAAAAGTATCCTACGGTAATGACAGCAGCACCCTTCTGCAAGTCTACTTCTCGACTTATGAGGGTTTGAAGTGAGTTTATAAGGGAAGCTCCAGCTACTATGGGGTCTTTACCACTCCAGGGTTGGGAACCGTGGGCCTGTTCTCCCCAGATGCGTATGAATATACTGTCCTGACTGGCATGGGTTGGTCCCTCCCGGATCATAACTTGACCCGGGTAGCAGGTGTTGTTGGCATGAAACCCGAATATGGCCTGAACATCCGGGTCTTTCAGTGCTCCTTCTTCTACCATACGTAATGCACCCCCATCAGTACCAGTAGGGGCGCCTTCTTCGGCTGGTTGGAAAAGGAAAACCACATTTCCTGGTAATTCATGCTTAAGTTGGCTTAAAATTGTTGCTGTGCCCAGAGCAGCGGCGGTGCTGGCATCATGTCCACATACATGGGCCACATAAGTTTCCTGACCATTGTATTCCGTTTTAACATGGGAAGCATAAGGTAGGTTTGTCTCCTCCTTCACAGGGAGAGCATCAATATCCGCCCGGATAGCTACTGTGGGTTCCGATTTATCACCACGAAGGACTGCTTTAATTCCGGTCTTGGCCATGGAATGGATTTCAAATCCCTGAAGCTGACCCAGGTATTTTTTAATGTACTGGCTGGTTTCATATTCTTGATAGGCCAGCTCCGGGTGCTGATGGAGCCAGCGAAAGATTTTTATTTGCTGAGATTTGAAATCAGATCCCAGTTGATCTATGGATCTGTAAAATGCCTCAGGGTTCATTAATATCACTCTTTAGGCTGCTATCAACCTTTAAAATCCGGGTAACACCCTATTTTATGTTATTTATCCTATTAATAATTTGCTGGAATGATTTTATTTTCCAACTGATATGAAGTTTAAAAAAATATTAGGAGCAATAAACCCATGGAATCTAGACTCTCGCCCACCTTTTTTTATTTGGTTTTTTTTATCTGGTGACTTGAATCGAAAATAAGACTTATTTAGATTAAATCTACATGCACACTGGATTAAACAATGGATTGGCCAGAAGGGTCACCTAAAAACGTCTTCATGCTTTTTGCTAGAATTATTTAATTAAGGTATTAACTTTCCATTTAAAATCCCATTTAAATCCATTAATATCCATTAATTAGGATACCTGAATAATTAGGCTTTAAAGCTTAAAATCGTGTGATTTTGGGGGAGGGGGGAAAGAACTATGAAAAGATTTTATAGATTAAAAAAAATGAAGTTGTAATTTGAGATTTTTTTAAAAAGGTTTTTTTAAAAAATTTTAATACCTTCTCCTGTCCATCAACTCTTTCATCTTACCAGGATTCCATCCACCTGAGGCTGATTTGGATCTTCCCACTTGTTGCACGTAACCTGTTATTCGGTCATACCATTCAACCTCTTTTTCCTCTCCACATGTGGCGCAGTTGGATTGTAATCCTTTCATCAGGGTTTTGCATTTTATGCAGAAACTAAGGGCACTGCTGTAGGCCCAGAAGCCAATATCAGATTTCCTAGCTATCTTGTCAGTTAGGCTCATGAGTGCTTGTGGATCGCTGTATGATTCTCCCATGAAAGCATGGAAAATGTGTCCGCCCAGGGTTAGAGGGTGGAATTTTTCCTCAATACGGATTTTCTCAGCAAAATTGACATCAGAGTTTACTGGTACATGACTACTGTTGGTGTAGTAGGCTGCCTGATCATCACCCTGAGTTATGGTATCATTTTTAAATTTCTCCTGATCCAGGGTGGCGAACCTGTAAGCAGTGGATTCTGCAGGAGTCTGGAGTACGGTCCATCTGTAGCCAGTTTGCTCCTTCAACTCAGTGGCACGCTGGTTCATGAATTCTATAACCTTTATTCCCAGTTTTCTGGCATCAGCATCATCTATACCTACACCACAGTGAGAGAGAAGCATTTCGTTTAAGCCCACGAAACCAAAGGATAATGTGGAGTTTTCCACCTGGTAATAACATCCACCATCTGTTTCCTGGGTGAGGAATGGGAGGAGGTTGAAGTCATTGAGGCATTTCATAGCCTGTTCCCGGCGCAAGTGAAGAACCTGTTCTGCTAGTCGCAGATGACCATCCAGATATTCAAACAGATCATCTTCATCCCTAGATTGGTATGCTATTCTGGGCAGGTTAATGGTGACATAGGCTAAGTTGCCTGTTCTGAAACAGTCCTGTTCCCAGTCTCCAGTCCAGTTATCCCCTAAACTGGTTCTGCATCCCATGTAGTTGGCCATGTTATTGCGGTATTCAGGTAACATGTTCACATAGTAGGCACTACCGTATTTAGCTGATAATTCATGGACTAAAGCCACATCTTCAGCATATTCATCCTTGAGTATTTCATCCCTTAACACGTAGATGGTGTTGGGGAAGAGGTGTGGTTTACCATCTCGGTCACCATCCAGCAGGGTTTCTGTGAAGGCTCTTTGTAACATGCGAGTTTCTTCTTCAAAGTCTCCGTAAACCCCTGCGAGTTTACCTTTTGGTCCGTAGGCTTCTACATCCTGGAGGAAATCTGGTACACCGAATTCCAGGTTTATAGAGGTGAATGGTACTTGGCTTCCTCGAGCAGCATAGGCCATGTTAAGATTGTAGATGAACATCTGCACTGCCTGTTTTACCTTCTCATAAGGCAGTCCATGGGCAAATGGTGCCACGAAAATATTCCAGAGACTCATAGCTTGGCCTCCACTCATGTTCTGCTGAGCGGCCAGCATTATCTCCCCTGAATGGTTCATCAGGGTTTCTATATGGTTTGGTGGTCCAGCGACACTGGTATGATCTCCAGTTCCATCCACTTTAAGTCCGTGTTTAATGAATAACCGTAAATCATGCTGTAAGCAGTTAAGCGGACGCCCTGCAAAGAATTCCAGGTCATGTATGTGGATATCACCACCCATATGAGCATCGGCTAATTCATTAGGTAATATATGGAGTAGAGCGTATTGTTTAAGAGCCTCGTCTGCCACGTATTTGTGCACGGTTTCCGGGTTGTGTATCATGTTGGCGTTGTCCCGGCTTCCATTTTCTATGAGGTTGGTGATGTTATAGACCGGTATCCCCAGTCGGGTGTAGCGGCGTCTGTATGTTTCCAGACCGTGTTCCACCAGTTTGGTGTTTACCATTTCCCTGAGCATGGGAGCAGTGAGGTACTCCACATCCAGTTTTTTGACCTCCTTCCAAACCTCAGTGGCTATCTGGTCTGCTAGTTCCGGGCTGGCACCAGTCTCTACAATTAAAGTTTTCTCGATTTTGGTTTTGTCGAAGGATTCAATGGTGTCTCTGGATGTGCGCACCCTTAACTGGTTAGTGCGGAGATACTTGTCAGCCATCTTGGAGTCAACACGTTTCAAAGAGTCATATACCCACATCTTGATTTCCTTGGTGGTGACCCCATCATAGGCCGCCCCTGCAGCCTGTGATGCGATTTTTTCCGCAGCCCATAAAGGTGCGCCTGCCATAAGACAGGATTTTAGTATTTTTTCATGACTGAACTTCTCAAATATCCCATTGTTTTTTAAAACACAAGTTTCCGCCTTGGTTGGTATGGCAGCAATAATCCGAGCATCCTTCATTCTTCACACATCCTCCGCCTTAAAAAGTAATACATTAATAATTAAATCTTAATAAAAATCTACCCTCTAACCCCCCTATTTATGGGTTTTTTACTTACTTTCTATTTCTATTTGTATCTTATAAAATTGTTTCTATTACCCAAACTGTTCTATGAACAAAACTGTTCATAAAGACAACTATTTTTATAAGAGCACCAGTATTATAACAACAATATTCCTACAAGAACACGTCAAGTGAACTCTGCTTGGACCGGTCACTTTCAAATAGGGAGTTAATCCCGAACTCCAAAAGTTCAATCCTCTGCACCAGGTAAGGATCTATAGGGTAACGACTAGCCAGTTCCTTGGATATTTCAAGATATTTAGTCACAGAACCCTTGGATATGCTCAGTATCAAATTACTACCACATGTACATTCACCTGTTAAGGGTATTCGCCTATATTTCTTGTTACATTTGGTGCAACGCACTTTCTGCCTTGCAAAAGCCCTTGAGTTCCCTGCGATGTCTGGTAGAAAGTGTGAGTTTAGAACTCCTTCCACCACTCCTTTTTGATCCACGGCACGTATCTTTTCTGCCAGTTTGATCTGCTCATTCACCTTGTCTTTCATGGTGGGAAGGGTTTTATAGAGGCATATCTTGGGGCCCTGATGGATGCTGGAGGTTTCATGGGAATACATGAGCCCTTCATATTGTTCCTCTTTACCTAATCTTTTATGGACATTGTCCACCAGGTCCTGGACATCAGAGGGTTTGGCATTCTCGAGGGTTTTCTGATAGAATTCAAGAGGCAGAGTTTCCATGGTGTCCAGATTATGGGACTCATCATCGATTTCTTCTGGATCTATGCGGGAAGAGAGAACCAGGGGAGCATCCATTCGTCCCCCACGGCTGCTGGGAAGATATACCTTGGAAAAATTCAAAAGGGCATCCATGAGTAACATTACTGAGTCTTCGTCACTATCACAATTTCTACGCTTTGCTGAGTGGAAATAGGGATGTGCATAGCATGCTGCTGCTTTGGTGAATCCTAAAATTCGTCCCAAAACTCCGGCAGATGTGTGCGGTGCCAGTCCCACTGCCAGATGCCCTACCAAGTCTTCCTTGGTTTTTACCTGGTAATATGGTTCCATTTTATAGAAATTTACCAGAAGATCATCAATGAAGTGGGAAACTCTCATCAAATACTCGGCACATGCTTCAGAGATTACCAGATCCTGTATGCGAAGTTCAATCACCTGATCTTCCCTGGTGATTTCTTCACCATGAATGTCAGTTGTGTATCCAAGTTCCCTTATTTTTTGAGGACTTACACCTATTTCCTTTGGAATAAAGTGAGTTAGAGGAAGGTCTGTAGAGTCATGGCGAATGGTAGCATCTTTGAATGTATATACACCATTTTTAGCCCGGAGTATGCCCTTTTCAAGAGGTTCCGGGAATTTGTCCTCAGATATCATTCCCTGCACACCCTTGATTTCATCCAGTTTTCTAACCCCTGAATTCTGATATGCTTTTTTGAGGAGGTTGGCCAGGTTGATCCTTTTTTTACCGGAGCTGCTGGGTACTGTGCGAGCTCCGCATACTGGACATATGGCTTGCATGGACCCCACGCCACACTCCGGATTGGTACATTTGCATCGGGCGATTTCAACTGTGATACTTCCCTTTTTAGCCGCGTCGATTATGTTCCTCCTGTTACCCCCATGGATTCCAATGGGGAATAAGGCATGTGGTGCGGGTTTCATCATCCTTTCCTTGGTCTTCTCAGGCCTGCCAACCCTTCCTCCGAGATATGTGGGTGCTTTGGCCATTATTTCAACCGGTGACACCTGGTTCAAAGCTTCCAATGTGGAAATATCGTCTTCAGTGTTCAGGGGAGCGGTTATGGTGTGGATAAGTGCGTAAGCATCATCAGAGGATAGTATGATTTTATTTTCCTTGACTTGGTGAGGAACTCCTAGAGACTCCAGTATCCTCTTCTCAGGGCCCAGATTGAGTGAAAGATCTTTTTTAATATTTTTATCATCCAGCCCATGCGTTAACCATGCTAAAAGACTGTTTATGTCTTTTCTGGTTACATCATGGTAAAAGTAAGTGTAATCAGGGTGTAATGGGATTTGGTACTGATTGGAAAGCATGAATGCCATCCTGGCACTGATTTTATCATCCTGCAGATGCTGTTTTATCTCTTCTTCCTGTTTTTCATCATATTTAGGGGATTTTTTCAGCATTTGAATCCACCATTCCTGGCACCAGCCAGCAGGTAAAAGTGGGTGGTTGTTTCGTAAGAATTCTCCAAATGCCACCAGCATATCCCCTAGATAGATTATTTCCACCACTTGGGATCTGATTTTTCGGGCTTCTGCAGCTGATTGAACATTGATCACATCACCATTTCTGAGTTTGACAATTGGCCCATCAATACTGTCACATGGAACCACACAGTTCCCTTTACCTGGTCTTTCGATTTTCATCTGCGTTCCCACAGCCAGAAATTCCACTATCTCCATGGTGGCAGGGTGAACACCCATGGCTGCCAGACCAGTGTTCCTGGAACGACCATACCTTAAACGGAATCCTCCTTTGGCCTGCGGATATGCCAATACAGGCCTGCCCC from Methanobacteriaceae archaeon includes the following:
- a CDS encoding amidohydrolase — encoded protein: MNPEAFYRSIDQLGSDFKSQQIKIFRWLHQHPELAYQEYETSQYIKKYLGQLQGFEIHSMAKTGIKAVLRGDKSEPTVAIRADIDALPVKEETNLPYASHVKTEYNGQETYVAHVCGHDASTAAALGTATILSQLKHELPGNVVFLFQPAEEGAPTGTDGGALRMVEEGALKDPDVQAIFGFHANNTCYPGQVMIREGPTHASQDSIFIRIWGEQAHGSQPWSGKDPIVAGASLINSLQTLISREVDLQKGAAVITVGYFWGGIKVNIIPEGAEMGLTVRSLDEGNREILITRIKELAELKAEMHGCQAEVIFGQHYPMNLNQINLYEKMLPTVERVAQAKNVLYYLASTKSEDFSYFSREVPGLYMYYGAAPSDRPLSEAKPNHHPEFMVDEKAISFATRLECNLIYDCLRTI
- the nrdD gene encoding anaerobic ribonucleoside-triphosphate reductase, with amino-acid sequence MKDARIIAAIPTKAETCVLKNNGIFEKFSHEKILKSCLMAGAPLWAAEKIASQAAGAAYDGVTTKEIKMWVYDSLKRVDSKMADKYLRTNQLRVRTSRDTIESFDKTKIEKTLIVETGASPELADQIATEVWKEVKKLDVEYLTAPMLREMVNTKLVEHGLETYRRRYTRLGIPVYNITNLIENGSRDNANMIHNPETVHKYVADEALKQYALLHILPNELADAHMGGDIHIHDLEFFAGRPLNCLQHDLRLFIKHGLKVDGTGDHTSVAGPPNHIETLMNHSGEIMLAAQQNMSGGQAMSLWNIFVAPFAHGLPYEKVKQAVQMFIYNLNMAYAARGSQVPFTSINLEFGVPDFLQDVEAYGPKGKLAGVYGDFEEETRMLQRAFTETLLDGDRDGKPHLFPNTIYVLRDEILKDEYAEDVALVHELSAKYGSAYYVNMLPEYRNNMANYMGCRTSLGDNWTGDWEQDCFRTGNLAYVTINLPRIAYQSRDEDDLFEYLDGHLRLAEQVLHLRREQAMKCLNDFNLLPFLTQETDGGCYYQVENSTLSFGFVGLNEMLLSHCGVGIDDADARKLGIKVIEFMNQRATELKEQTGYRWTVLQTPAESTAYRFATLDQEKFKNDTITQGDDQAAYYTNSSHVPVNSDVNFAEKIRIEEKFHPLTLGGHIFHAFMGESYSDPQALMSLTDKIARKSDIGFWAYSSALSFCIKCKTLMKGLQSNCATCGEEKEVEWYDRITGYVQQVGRSKSASGGWNPGKMKELMDRRRY
- the polC gene encoding DNA polymerase II large subunit → MGYFETLEEETKRAYDVAREARKKGHDIETEPEIPLAKNLAERVEGLVGPEGIANHIKELEEEMSREEVAFHVAKEIVTSDEVMKADPGIKDQYKIKEEAADQALRTALSILTEGVVAAPLEGIARVAIKRNFDQSWYLAVYFTGPIRSAGGTASALAVLIADYIRINMKLDVYKPTEREIERYVEEAELYESEVTNLQYSPSPDEMRLAAKNVPVEVTGEPTDQVEVSHRDLERVETNHLRGGALLALVEGVIQKAPKVLKYAKMLKIEGWDWLGDLSKTKKSSQDDETNNEKDDETKVDDKYMKDIIGGRPVLAYPQAKGGFRLRYGRSRNTGLAAMGVHPATMEIVEFLAVGTQMKIERPGKGNCVVPCDSIDGPIVKLRNGDVINVQSAAEARKIRSQVVEIIYLGDMLVAFGEFLRNNHPLLPAGWCQEWWIQMLKKSPKYDEKQEEEIKQHLQDDKISARMAFMLSNQYQIPLHPDYTYFYHDVTRKDINSLLAWLTHGLDDKNIKKDLSLNLGPEKRILESLGVPHQVKENKIILSSDDAYALIHTITAPLNTEDDISTLEALNQVSPVEIMAKAPTYLGGRVGRPEKTKERMMKPAPHALFPIGIHGGNRRNIIDAAKKGSITVEIARCKCTNPECGVGSMQAICPVCGARTVPSSSGKKRINLANLLKKAYQNSGVRKLDEIKGVQGMISEDKFPEPLEKGILRAKNGVYTFKDATIRHDSTDLPLTHFIPKEIGVSPQKIRELGYTTDIHGEEITREDQVIELRIQDLVISEACAEYLMRVSHFIDDLLVNFYKMEPYYQVKTKEDLVGHLAVGLAPHTSAGVLGRILGFTKAAACYAHPYFHSAKRRNCDSDEDSVMLLMDALLNFSKVYLPSSRGGRMDAPLVLSSRIDPEEIDDESHNLDTMETLPLEFYQKTLENAKPSDVQDLVDNVHKRLGKEEQYEGLMYSHETSSIHQGPKICLYKTLPTMKDKVNEQIKLAEKIRAVDQKGVVEGVLNSHFLPDIAGNSRAFARQKVRCTKCNKKYRRIPLTGECTCGSNLILSISKGSVTKYLEISKELASRYPIDPYLVQRIELLEFGINSLFESDRSKQSSLDVFL
- a CDS encoding nucleoside deaminase; protein product: MLLEDHKYMLEAIKEAKKSLREGGIPIGAVLVQDGIVVGRGHNQMLQKDSPILHGEMDCIQNAGRLKGADYNKSTLYTTLSPCTMCSGAILLYNISRVVIGENKTLIGPEKLLEENGVEVVVLGIDECRELLEKFIEDNKEIWDAEMERVGYSTQ